The Pseudomonas fluorescens genome segment TATAGCCCTCGCAGGCTGCGTCTCAACGCGCTCCACAAAAACAATTAAACGAAGGATCCTTCAATGGATAACTCCAACGCCCTGCCTCTGGGGTCGGCAGCCGTGCCGGCCAAAGAACGAACCACCGCCAGTCGCATCAAGTCGATCTTCAGCGGTTCCGTCGGCAACATGGTCGAGTGGTACGACTGGTACGTCTATGCCGCCTTCTCGCTGTACTTTGCCAAGACCTTCTTCCCCGCCGGTTCCACCACCGCCCAGTTGATGAACACCGCCGCGATCTTCGCCGTGGGTTTTCTGATGCGCCCGATCGGTGGCTGGCTGATGGGCCTGTACGCCGACAAGGTCGGACGTAAAAAAGCGCTGATGGCCTCGGTGTACCTGATGTGCTTCGGCTCCCTGCTGATCGCCCTCAGCCCGAACTACGAAACCATCGGCATCGGCGCGCCGATCCTGCTGGTGTTCGCCCGTCTGCTGCAAGGCCTGTCGGTCGGCGGCGAGTACGGCACCTCCGCCACTTACCTGTCGGAGATGGCAACCAGGGAGCGTCGCGGCTTCTTCTCCAGCTTCCAGTACGTGACCCTGATTTCCGGCCAGCTCATCGCGCTGGGCGTGTTGATCGTGCTGCAGAACATGCTGACCACCGAACAGTTGTATGCCTGGGGCTGGCGTATTCCGTTCGCCATCGGCGCACTGTGCGCAATCGTGGCGCTGTACCTGCGTCGTGGCATGGAAGAAACCGAGTCGTTCACCAAGAAAGAGAAGTCCAAGGAAAGCGCCATGCGCACCTTGCTCCGTCATCCGAAGGAACTGCTCACCGTGGTCGGCCTGACCATGGGCGGTACGCTGGCGTTCTACACCTACACCACCTACATGCAGAAATACCTGGTGAACACCGTCGGCATGAGCATCTCCGACTCCACCACCATTTCCGCCGCCACGCTGTTCCTGTTCATGTGCCTGCAACCGATCATCGGCGGCCTGTCCGACAAGATCGGTCGTCGTCCGATCCTGATCGCCTTCGGCGTGCTGGGGACGATCTTCACCGTGCCGATCCTGATGACCCTGCACACCATCCAGACCTGGTGGGGCGCGTTCTTCCTGATCATGGCGGCACTGATCATCGTCAGCGGCTACACCTCGATCAACGCCGTGGTGAAGGCCGAGCTGTTCCCGACCGAAATCCGCGCACTGGGCGTCGGCCTGCCGTACGCACTGACCGTGTCGATCTTCGGTGGCACCGCCGAATACATCGCGCTGTGGTTCAAGAGCATCGGCATGGAAACCGGTTACTACTGGTACGTAACCGCCTGCATCGCGGTGTCCCTGCTGGTGTACATCACCATGAAAGACACCCAGAAACATTCGCGCATCGTCACTGACTGATCCGGCAACGCGAATCAAAAAAGGGGCAGACCTTCACGGGTCTGCCCCTTTTTTCGTTGGCCGATCAGCGGTTCCTGGCGATTAATCGCTGGTTAATTCGCCGAAGCGATCCTGCACCTACCTGATCGATGACCTGCGCGACGCTCGCTCCGACGACGAAAGCGAATGGAATGCGCCGCCCTTAATATCAAGTTAATCGATTGTTTTTAGCATTATCTTGCGCTTTTTAATCAATTTAATTGGCGTAGCATGAATCCCATGCGAAACACATCGCCAACGAATTTCGAATCTGGAGAACGACCATGAAAACCAAACTGATCCTCGCCCTGACCCTGTCCGTACTGGCCGCCAACACCTTTGCCGCCGACGGTTCGGACAAAACCAAATCCGCCGACTTCATTTCCGGCGCCAGCGCTGCCATCGAAACCAGCCACACCGGCACCTATGCTGCTGACGGTTTCGACAAGACCAACGTCGGCAAAGCCGTGGCTGCCGATGGTTTCGATAAAACCGGCACTGCCAACGCCATCGCCGCCGACGGCTTTGATAAAACCGGTACTGCTGCAGCCATCAGTTGATCGCTGGATACACACACCACAGCCCGGCTTCGGCCGGGCTTAGTCATGTCTGGAGGACTGGAAATCAGCTGCCCGTCCTTGCACTATGGCCGCTCTCTGACAGCCGTTTCCAGGAACACCCGCCATGCCCGATGACATCCATTTCTACGAACCGGCCAACGGCCACGGCCTGCCTCACGATCCGTTCAACGCCATCGTCGGCCCGCGTCCCATCGGCTGGATTTCTTCGCAGGATGCCGAGGGCCGGCTGAACCTGGCGCCCTACAGCTTTTTCAACGCGTTCAACTACATTCCGCCGATCATCGGGTTCTCCAGCGTCGGTCGCAAAGACAGCCTGAACAACATCGAGCAGACCGGCGAATTCGTCTGGAACCTCGCCACCCGACCGCTGGCCGAGCAGATGAACCAGAGCTGCGCGATGGTCGCGCCCGAGGTCAACGAGTTCGAACTCGCAGGGCTGACGCCGGTGGCGTCGAAAGTGATCGCCGTGCCGCGCGTGGCCGAAAGCCCGGTGTCCTTCGAGTGCAAGGTCACGCAGATCATTCAGTTGCAGCGCGCCGACGGCGAGACCGTGCCGAGCTGGCTGGTGCTGGGCGAAGTGGTCGCCGTGCATATCGCCAAATGGCTGTTGAAGGACGGGATCTACGACACCGCCGCGGCAGAACCGATTCTGCGGGGCGGCGGGCCGGCGGACTACTTCCAGCTGGGGCCGGAGGCATTGTTCAAGATGTGGCGCCCGGGCGCCGTCAAGTAAACGCGATTACCAGATCAGCTCGGCGTCATCAGTGACACCCTTGAGCTTGTCCAGCTCGTTGATAGCCGCTTCATCGGCGGCAATGGCGCCAGGGAACACCTGGTCATTCAACAGCTTGT includes the following:
- a CDS encoding MFS transporter; this encodes MDNSNALPLGSAAVPAKERTTASRIKSIFSGSVGNMVEWYDWYVYAAFSLYFAKTFFPAGSTTAQLMNTAAIFAVGFLMRPIGGWLMGLYADKVGRKKALMASVYLMCFGSLLIALSPNYETIGIGAPILLVFARLLQGLSVGGEYGTSATYLSEMATRERRGFFSSFQYVTLISGQLIALGVLIVLQNMLTTEQLYAWGWRIPFAIGALCAIVALYLRRGMEETESFTKKEKSKESAMRTLLRHPKELLTVVGLTMGGTLAFYTYTTYMQKYLVNTVGMSISDSTTISAATLFLFMCLQPIIGGLSDKIGRRPILIAFGVLGTIFTVPILMTLHTIQTWWGAFFLIMAALIIVSGYTSINAVVKAELFPTEIRALGVGLPYALTVSIFGGTAEYIALWFKSIGMETGYYWYVTACIAVSLLVYITMKDTQKHSRIVTD
- a CDS encoding flavin reductase family protein: MPDDIHFYEPANGHGLPHDPFNAIVGPRPIGWISSQDAEGRLNLAPYSFFNAFNYIPPIIGFSSVGRKDSLNNIEQTGEFVWNLATRPLAEQMNQSCAMVAPEVNEFELAGLTPVASKVIAVPRVAESPVSFECKVTQIIQLQRADGETVPSWLVLGEVVAVHIAKWLLKDGIYDTAAAEPILRGGGPADYFQLGPEALFKMWRPGAVK